A stretch of the Ictidomys tridecemlineatus isolate mIctTri1 chromosome 5, mIctTri1.hap1, whole genome shotgun sequence genome encodes the following:
- the Epb41l1 gene encoding band 4.1-like protein 1 isoform X6, with amino-acid sequence MTTETGPDSEVKKAQEEAPQQPEAAAAVTTPVTPAGHGHPEANSNEKQPPQQDARPAEQSLDMEEKDYSEADGLSERTTPSKAQKSPQKIAKKYKSTICRVTLLDASEYECEVEKHGRGQVLFDLVCEHLNLLEKDYFGLTFCDADSQKNWLDPSKEIKKQIRSSPWNFAFTVKFYPPDPAQLTEDITRYYLCLQLRADIITGRLPCSFVTHALLGSYAVQAELGDYDAEEHVGNYVSELRFAPNQTRELEERIMELHKTYRGMTPGEAEIHFLENAKKLSMYGVDLHHAKDSEGIDIMLGVCANGLLIYRDRLRINRFAWPKILKISYKRSNFYIKIRPGEYEQFESTIGFKLPNHRSAKRLWKVCIEHHTFFRLVSPEPPPKGFLVMGSKFRYSGRTQAQTRQASALIDRPAPFFERSSSKRYTMSRSLDGAEFSRPASVSENHDVGPDGDKREEDAESGGRRSEAEEGEVRTPTKIKELKPEQETTPRHKQEFLDKPEDVLLKHQASINELKRTLKEPNSKLIHRDRDWERERRLPSSPASPSPKGTPEKANESQRTQDISQQDLVPGTAAGLEVFIQKSLAASPEGSEHWVFIERQYTRPEELGLSLLKVANTQQEESEAGLADVLADGRLSKVDILVDKFKVEMATEEMVGTKNAKTQQQGRMIASPEDFESVWEEGPWVRAGAGGVAQATGCTLSDKLLEGSELRVGISEAPIRNFPVSDGQLEDRAELRKRLEELQTCGRSTTPGTRPAEVDIPSPASDKGGLQSFLLDPVHGEARADSSDETDTSFAERSFYLNHGEKDSEDQVLPLPLEEREERLDAPPGGHIKLELLGELPESSELNATDLRGSTTAAGRNKDEAHIASSEEGTRSPRSHGRQDDQQGPSPGHTFAEDWEEAQQEVEEESHPTARAAEKEESPASGNLREKARSSPSAGWKDHSTNEGGRVCLDPQAHALLWTIPPHVRKPVKPDRGNFLPKERGAIHTQTGQPKMGDQEASAFPHTEVVTSLPASPGHFEALEALEEASSSPASHGSGEPSELRDLFGDQFPVFLKHVQLPKDSPEPKDQVGLIVPPDTGGERRAPPVASRKPRVVPEGAEGVVTPGLVFPSGKQKETTSFQDGGQEGSLEDISKTSVANKIRIFETHGAETRRASQSETKALPNELTSEACMGQLEQQRNKLLDLGFVQLQPPGDFASPKTSHSSMMPLATRHFREGISTTFHQERRTELELPSPDSGCETTLEEAPGNKSEDAVREEKRFTSLAANAPGKGGHLRFTSPSGPQRAGLREGSEEKVKPPRPRAPESDTGDEDQDQERDAVFLKDNHLAIERKCSSITVSSTSSLEAEVDFTVIGDYHGSAFEDFSRSLPELDRDKSDSETEGLVFSRDLKGQDDESGGIEDSPDRGACSTPDMPQFEPVKTETMTVSSLAIRKKIEPEAMLQSRISTVDHTQVDGSAPMGKEFMTTTPSITTETISTTMENSLKSGKGAAAMIPGPQTVATEIRSLSPIIGKDVLTSTYGATAETLSTSTTTHVTKTVKGGFSETRIEKRIIITGDEDVDQDQALALAIKEAKLQHPDMLVTKAVVYRETDPSPEERDKKPQES; translated from the exons ATGACAACAGAGACAGGCCCtgattctgaggtgaagaaggctcAGGAGGAGGCCCCACAACAGCCcgaggctgctgctgctgtgacCACCCCTGTGACTCCCGCAGGCCACGGCCACCCAGAGGCCAACTCCAATGAGAAGCAACCGCCCCAGCAGGACGCTCGGCCTGCTGAACAG AGTCTAGACATGGAGGAGAAGGACTACAGCGAGGCCGATGGCCTATCAGAGAGGACCACGCCCAGCAAGGCCCAGAAATCACCCCAAAAGATTGCCAAGAAGTACAAGAGTACCATCTGCCGGGTCACTCTGCTCGATGCCTCTGAGTACGAGTGTGAGGTGGAG AAGCATGGCCGGGGCCAGGTGCTGTTTGACCTGGTCTGCGAGCACCTCAACCTCCTGGAGAAGGACTACTTTGGCCTGACCTTCTGCGATGCTGACAGCCAGAAG AACTGGCTGGATCCCTCCAAGGAAATCAAGAAGCAGATCCGGA GCAGCCCCTGGAATTTTGCTTTCACAGTCAAGTTCTACCCCCCTGACCCAGCTCAGCTGACGGAAGACATCACGAG GTACTACCTGTGCCTCCAGCTGAGGGCAGACATCATCACAGGCCGGCTGCCCTGCTCCTTTGTCACACACGCCCTGCTGGGCTCCTATGCTGTGCAGGCAGAGCTGGGCGACTACGATGCCGAGGAACATGTGGGCAACTACGTCAGTGAGCTCCGCTTTGCTCCTAACCAGACCCGGGAGCTGGAGGAGAGGATCATGGAGCTGCACAAGACATACAG GGGCATGACCCCAGGAGAAGCAGAGATCCACTTCCTCGAGAATGCCAAGAAGCTTTCCATGTATGGAGTTGATCTGCACCATGCCAAG GACTCTGAGGGCATTGACATCATGTTAGGCGTCTGTGCCAATGGTCTGCTCATTTACCGGGACCGGCTGAGAATCAACCGATTTGCCTGGCCCAAGATTCTTAAGATCTCTTACAAGAGGAGTAACTTCTATATTAAGATCCGGCCTGGGGAG TACGAGCAGTTTGAGAGCACGATTGGCTTTAAGCTCCCAAATCACCGGTCAGCCAAGAGACTGTGGAAGGTCTGCATTGAGCATCACACGTTCTTCCG GTTGGTGTCCCCTGAGCCTCCACCAAAGGGCTTCCTGGTGATGGGCTCCAAGTTCCGGTATAGTGGGAGGACCCAGGCACAGACCCGCCAGGCCAGTGCCCTCATTGACAGGCCTGCACCCTTCTTTGAGCGTTCTTCCAGCAAACGGTACACCATGTCCCGCAGCCTTGATGGAG CGGAGTTTTCCCGCCCGGCCTCAGTCAGTGAAAACCATGATGTAGGGCCTGATGGTGACAAGCGGGAAGAGGATGCAGAGTCTGGAGGACGGCggtcagaggctgaggaaggagaggtCAGGACCCCCACCAAGATCAAGGAGCTAAAG CCGGAGCAGGAAACCACGCCGAGACACAAGCAGGAG TTCTTGGACAAGCCAGAGGATGTTCTGCTGAAGCACCAGGCCAGTATCAACGAACTCAAGAGGACCCTGAAGGAGCCCAACAGCAAACTGATCCACAGGGATCGAGACTGGGAGCGGGAGCGCAGGCTGCCATCCTcacctgcctccccctcccccaagggCACTCCTGAGAAAGCCAACGAG TCCCAGAGGACCCAGGACATCTCTCAGCAGGACTTGGTACCCGGAACAGCCGCAGGCTTGGAAGTGTTCATTCAGAAAAGCCTCGCAGCATCACCTGAG GGTTCGGAGCATTGGGTATTTATAGAAAGACAGTACACTAGGCCAGAAGAACTCGGTCTCAGTCTCCTAAAAGTGGCCAACACACAGCAGGAAGAAAGTGAGGCAGGCCTCGCTGACGTCCTTGCTGATGGCAGACTCTCCAAGGTAGACATTCTGGTGGACAAGTTCAAAGTCGAAATGGCCACAGAAGAAATGGTGGGAACCAAAAATGCCAAAACTCAGCAGCAAGGGAGGATGATTGCAAGTCCAGAAGACTTTGAGTCGGTGTGGGAGGAAGGCCCCTGGGTCAGGGCAGGTGCTGGAGGGGTTGCCCAGGCTACAGGATGCACATTGTCAGACAAGCTCCTTGAGGGCTCCGAGCTCAGGGTTGGCATCAGCGAGGCACCCATCAGGAACTTCCCGGTCTCAGATGGTCAGTTGGAGGATCGTGCAGAGCTGAGAAAGAGGCTGGAGGAGCTCCAGACGTGTGGAAGATCCACAACTCCAGGAACCAGGCCAGCAGAGGTGGACATCCCCTCTCCAGCCTCTGACAAGGGAGGCCTCCAGTCATTTCTGTTGGATCCTGTTCATGGTGAAGCCAGAGCTGACTCTAGCGATGAGACTGATACCTCCTTTGCAGAGAGGAGCTTCTATCTAAACCACGGAGAAAAAGATTCTGAAGATCAAGTTCTCCCTCTGCctttggaagagagagaagagcgCCTGGATGCCCCTCCTGGAGGACACATCAAGCTGGAACTGCTAGGGGAGCTCCCAGAGAGCTCAGAGCTGAATGCCACAGACCTGAGGGGCTCCACCACAGCTGCCGGCAGGAACAAGGATGAAGCCCATATTGCCTCCTCCGAGGAAGGAACCAGGTCTCCCAGGAGCCACGGAAGACAGGATGACCAGCAGGGACCTTCTCCAGGACACACATTTGCTGAGGACTGGGAAGAAGCACagcaggaggtggaggaagagtcTCACCCGACAGCCAGGGCAGCTGAAAAGGAAGAGTCCCCTGCCAGTGGGAACTTGAGGGAAAAGGCCAGATCAAGTCCCTCAGCAGGATGGAAGGACCACTCCACTAATGAAGGAGGCAGGGTGTGCCTGGACCCCCAGGCCCATGCCCTTCTGTGGACCATCCCTCCTCATGTCAGGAAGCCAGTCAAACCAGACAGAGGCAACTTCCTCCCCAAAGAGAGGGGAGCCATTCATACCCAAACCGGACAACCTAAGATGGGGGACCAGGAAGCCTCAGCATTTCCTCATACGGAGGTGGTCACCTCCCTGCCAGCCTCCCCTGGTCACTTTGAGGCTCTGGAAGCTCTGGAGGAAGCTTCTTCAAGCCCAGCTTCTCATGGATCAGGGGAGCCTTCAGAGCTCAGGGATCTCTTTGGAGATCAATTCCCTGTGTTTCTCAAACATGTCCAGCTTCCTAAAGACAGCCCAGAGCCCAAAGACCAAGTTGGGTTAATTGTGCCCCCTGACACAGGAGGTGAACGCAGGGCACCTCCAGTGGCCAGCAGAAAGCCCAGAGTTGTTCCTGAAGGAGCTGAAGGGGTCGTAACTCCAGGGTTGGTGTTCCCTTCGGGAAAGCAAAAAGAGACGACCTCTTTCCAGGATGGGGGACAAGAGGGCTCCCTGGAGGACATAAGTAAGACCTCAGTGGCCAACAAAATTCGGATATTTGAGACCCATGGAGCTGAGACTCGTCGAGCTAGTCAGAGTGAAACAAAGGCCCTTCCAAATGAGTTGACTTCAGAGGCCTGCATGGGTCAGTTAGAGCAACAGCGGAATAAGCTTTTAGACCTGGGCTTCGTCCAACTCCAGCCCCCAGGGGACTTTGCCAGTCCCAAAACCTCACATTCCTCAATGATGCCTCTGGCTACCAGACACTTCAGGGAGGGCATTTCTACCACATTCCACCAGGAAAGACGCACAGAACTAGAGCTCCCGTCCCCCGATTCAGGCTGCGAAACCACGCTGGAGGAAGCGCCTGGG AACAAATCCGAAGATGCGGTCAGGGAAGAGAAGCGCTTCACCAGCTTAGCCGCGAATGCCCCTGGGAAAGGGGGGCACCTGAGATTCACCAGCCCCTCGGGCCCTCAG AGAGCAGGGCTGAGGGAGGGATCGGAGGAGAAAGTCAAACCACCACGTCCTCGGGCCCCAGAGAGTGACACAGGAGATGAGGACCAGGACCAGGAGAGGGACGCAGTGTTCCTGAAAGACAACCACCTGGCCATAGAGCGCAAATGCTCCAGCATCACGGTCAGCTCCACATCCagcctggaggctgaggtggactTCACGGTTATTGGTGACTATCATGGCAGCGCCTTCGAAGACTTCTCTCGCAGCCTGCCTGAACTCGACAGAGACAAAAGCGACTCTGAAACTGAGGGCCTGGTGTTCTCCCGGGATCTCAAGGGACAGGATGATGAGTCTGGGGGCATCGAGGACAGCCCGGACCGAGGGGCTTGCTCTACCCCGGATATGCCCCAGTTTGAG CCTGTGAAAACAGAAACCATGACTGTCAGCAGCCTGGCCATCAGAAAGAAGATTGAGCCAGAGGCCATGCTGCAGAGCAGGATCTCCACTGTGGACCACACCCAG GTTGATGGGAGTGCCCCAATGGGGAAGGAGTTCATGACAACCACCCCCTCCATCACTACGGAGACCATATCCACCACTATG
- the Epb41l1 gene encoding band 4.1-like protein 1 isoform X30, with protein sequence MTTETGPDSEVKKAQEEAPQQPEAAAAVTTPVTPAGHGHPEANSNEKQPPQQDARPAEQSLDMEEKDYSEADGLSERTTPSKAQKSPQKIAKKYKSTICRVTLLDASEYECEVEKHGRGQVLFDLVCEHLNLLEKDYFGLTFCDADSQKNWLDPSKEIKKQIRSSPWNFAFTVKFYPPDPAQLTEDITRYYLCLQLRADIITGRLPCSFVTHALLGSYAVQAELGDYDAEEHVGNYVSELRFAPNQTRELEERIMELHKTYRGMTPGEAEIHFLENAKKLSMYGVDLHHAKDSEGIDIMLGVCANGLLIYRDRLRINRFAWPKILKISYKRSNFYIKIRPGEYEQFESTIGFKLPNHRSAKRLWKVCIEHHTFFRLVSPEPPPKGFLVMGSKFRYSGRTQAQTRQASALIDRPAPFFERSSSKRYTMSRSLDGAEFSRPASVSENHDVGPDGDKREEDAESGGRRSEAEEGEVRTPTKIKELKPEQETTPRHKQEFLDKPEDVLLKHQASINELKRTLKEPNSKLIHRDRDWERERRLPSSPASPSPKGTPEKANESQRTQDISQQDLVPGTAAGLEVFIQKSLAASPEGSEHWVFIERQYTRPEELGLSLLKVANTQQEESEAGLADVLADGRLSKVDILVDKFKVEMATEEMVGTKNAKTQQQGRMIASPEDFESVWEEGPWVRAGAGGVAQATGCTLSDKLLEGSELRVGISEAPIRNFPVSDGQLEDRAELRKRLEELQTCGRSTTPGTRPAEVDIPSPASDKGGLQSFLLDPVHGEARADSSDETDTSFAERSFYLNHGEKDSEDQVLPLPLEEREERLDAPPGGHIKLELLGELPESSELNATDLRGSTTAAGRNKDEAHIASSEEGTRSPRSHGRQDDQQGPSPGHTFAEDWEEAQQEVEEESHPTARAAEKEESPASGNLREKARSSPSAGWKDHSTNEGGRVCLDPQAHALLWTIPPHVRKPVKPDRGNFLPKERGAIHTQTGQPKMGDQEASAFPHTEVVTSLPASPGHFEALEALEEASSSPASHGSGEPSELRDLFGDQFPVFLKHVQLPKDSPEPKDQVGLIVPPDTGGERRAPPVASRKPRVVPEGAEGVVTPGLVFPSGKQKETTSFQDGGQEGSLEDISKTSVANKIRIFETHGAETRRASQSETKALPNELTSEACMGQLEQQRNKLLDLGFVQLQPPGDFASPKTSHSSMMPLATRHFREGISTTFHQERRTELELPSPDSGCETTLEEAPGVTGYNKSEDAVREEKRFTSLAANAPGKGGHLRFTSPSGPQRAGLREGSEEKVKPPRPRAPESDTGDEDQDQERDAVFLKDNHLAIERKCSSITVSSTSSLEAEVDFTVIGDYHGSAFEDFSRSLPELDRDKSDSETEGLVFSRDLKGQDDESGGIEDSPDRGACSTPDMPQFEPVKTETMTVSSLAIRKKIEPEAMLQSRISTVDHTQVDGSAPMGKEFMTTTPSITTETISTTMTVKGGFSETRIEKRIIITGDEDVDQDQALALAIKEAKLQHPDMLVTKAVVYRETDPSPEERDKKPQES encoded by the exons ATGACAACAGAGACAGGCCCtgattctgaggtgaagaaggctcAGGAGGAGGCCCCACAACAGCCcgaggctgctgctgctgtgacCACCCCTGTGACTCCCGCAGGCCACGGCCACCCAGAGGCCAACTCCAATGAGAAGCAACCGCCCCAGCAGGACGCTCGGCCTGCTGAACAG AGTCTAGACATGGAGGAGAAGGACTACAGCGAGGCCGATGGCCTATCAGAGAGGACCACGCCCAGCAAGGCCCAGAAATCACCCCAAAAGATTGCCAAGAAGTACAAGAGTACCATCTGCCGGGTCACTCTGCTCGATGCCTCTGAGTACGAGTGTGAGGTGGAG AAGCATGGCCGGGGCCAGGTGCTGTTTGACCTGGTCTGCGAGCACCTCAACCTCCTGGAGAAGGACTACTTTGGCCTGACCTTCTGCGATGCTGACAGCCAGAAG AACTGGCTGGATCCCTCCAAGGAAATCAAGAAGCAGATCCGGA GCAGCCCCTGGAATTTTGCTTTCACAGTCAAGTTCTACCCCCCTGACCCAGCTCAGCTGACGGAAGACATCACGAG GTACTACCTGTGCCTCCAGCTGAGGGCAGACATCATCACAGGCCGGCTGCCCTGCTCCTTTGTCACACACGCCCTGCTGGGCTCCTATGCTGTGCAGGCAGAGCTGGGCGACTACGATGCCGAGGAACATGTGGGCAACTACGTCAGTGAGCTCCGCTTTGCTCCTAACCAGACCCGGGAGCTGGAGGAGAGGATCATGGAGCTGCACAAGACATACAG GGGCATGACCCCAGGAGAAGCAGAGATCCACTTCCTCGAGAATGCCAAGAAGCTTTCCATGTATGGAGTTGATCTGCACCATGCCAAG GACTCTGAGGGCATTGACATCATGTTAGGCGTCTGTGCCAATGGTCTGCTCATTTACCGGGACCGGCTGAGAATCAACCGATTTGCCTGGCCCAAGATTCTTAAGATCTCTTACAAGAGGAGTAACTTCTATATTAAGATCCGGCCTGGGGAG TACGAGCAGTTTGAGAGCACGATTGGCTTTAAGCTCCCAAATCACCGGTCAGCCAAGAGACTGTGGAAGGTCTGCATTGAGCATCACACGTTCTTCCG GTTGGTGTCCCCTGAGCCTCCACCAAAGGGCTTCCTGGTGATGGGCTCCAAGTTCCGGTATAGTGGGAGGACCCAGGCACAGACCCGCCAGGCCAGTGCCCTCATTGACAGGCCTGCACCCTTCTTTGAGCGTTCTTCCAGCAAACGGTACACCATGTCCCGCAGCCTTGATGGAG CGGAGTTTTCCCGCCCGGCCTCAGTCAGTGAAAACCATGATGTAGGGCCTGATGGTGACAAGCGGGAAGAGGATGCAGAGTCTGGAGGACGGCggtcagaggctgaggaaggagaggtCAGGACCCCCACCAAGATCAAGGAGCTAAAG CCGGAGCAGGAAACCACGCCGAGACACAAGCAGGAG TTCTTGGACAAGCCAGAGGATGTTCTGCTGAAGCACCAGGCCAGTATCAACGAACTCAAGAGGACCCTGAAGGAGCCCAACAGCAAACTGATCCACAGGGATCGAGACTGGGAGCGGGAGCGCAGGCTGCCATCCTcacctgcctccccctcccccaagggCACTCCTGAGAAAGCCAACGAG TCCCAGAGGACCCAGGACATCTCTCAGCAGGACTTGGTACCCGGAACAGCCGCAGGCTTGGAAGTGTTCATTCAGAAAAGCCTCGCAGCATCACCTGAG GGTTCGGAGCATTGGGTATTTATAGAAAGACAGTACACTAGGCCAGAAGAACTCGGTCTCAGTCTCCTAAAAGTGGCCAACACACAGCAGGAAGAAAGTGAGGCAGGCCTCGCTGACGTCCTTGCTGATGGCAGACTCTCCAAGGTAGACATTCTGGTGGACAAGTTCAAAGTCGAAATGGCCACAGAAGAAATGGTGGGAACCAAAAATGCCAAAACTCAGCAGCAAGGGAGGATGATTGCAAGTCCAGAAGACTTTGAGTCGGTGTGGGAGGAAGGCCCCTGGGTCAGGGCAGGTGCTGGAGGGGTTGCCCAGGCTACAGGATGCACATTGTCAGACAAGCTCCTTGAGGGCTCCGAGCTCAGGGTTGGCATCAGCGAGGCACCCATCAGGAACTTCCCGGTCTCAGATGGTCAGTTGGAGGATCGTGCAGAGCTGAGAAAGAGGCTGGAGGAGCTCCAGACGTGTGGAAGATCCACAACTCCAGGAACCAGGCCAGCAGAGGTGGACATCCCCTCTCCAGCCTCTGACAAGGGAGGCCTCCAGTCATTTCTGTTGGATCCTGTTCATGGTGAAGCCAGAGCTGACTCTAGCGATGAGACTGATACCTCCTTTGCAGAGAGGAGCTTCTATCTAAACCACGGAGAAAAAGATTCTGAAGATCAAGTTCTCCCTCTGCctttggaagagagagaagagcgCCTGGATGCCCCTCCTGGAGGACACATCAAGCTGGAACTGCTAGGGGAGCTCCCAGAGAGCTCAGAGCTGAATGCCACAGACCTGAGGGGCTCCACCACAGCTGCCGGCAGGAACAAGGATGAAGCCCATATTGCCTCCTCCGAGGAAGGAACCAGGTCTCCCAGGAGCCACGGAAGACAGGATGACCAGCAGGGACCTTCTCCAGGACACACATTTGCTGAGGACTGGGAAGAAGCACagcaggaggtggaggaagagtcTCACCCGACAGCCAGGGCAGCTGAAAAGGAAGAGTCCCCTGCCAGTGGGAACTTGAGGGAAAAGGCCAGATCAAGTCCCTCAGCAGGATGGAAGGACCACTCCACTAATGAAGGAGGCAGGGTGTGCCTGGACCCCCAGGCCCATGCCCTTCTGTGGACCATCCCTCCTCATGTCAGGAAGCCAGTCAAACCAGACAGAGGCAACTTCCTCCCCAAAGAGAGGGGAGCCATTCATACCCAAACCGGACAACCTAAGATGGGGGACCAGGAAGCCTCAGCATTTCCTCATACGGAGGTGGTCACCTCCCTGCCAGCCTCCCCTGGTCACTTTGAGGCTCTGGAAGCTCTGGAGGAAGCTTCTTCAAGCCCAGCTTCTCATGGATCAGGGGAGCCTTCAGAGCTCAGGGATCTCTTTGGAGATCAATTCCCTGTGTTTCTCAAACATGTCCAGCTTCCTAAAGACAGCCCAGAGCCCAAAGACCAAGTTGGGTTAATTGTGCCCCCTGACACAGGAGGTGAACGCAGGGCACCTCCAGTGGCCAGCAGAAAGCCCAGAGTTGTTCCTGAAGGAGCTGAAGGGGTCGTAACTCCAGGGTTGGTGTTCCCTTCGGGAAAGCAAAAAGAGACGACCTCTTTCCAGGATGGGGGACAAGAGGGCTCCCTGGAGGACATAAGTAAGACCTCAGTGGCCAACAAAATTCGGATATTTGAGACCCATGGAGCTGAGACTCGTCGAGCTAGTCAGAGTGAAACAAAGGCCCTTCCAAATGAGTTGACTTCAGAGGCCTGCATGGGTCAGTTAGAGCAACAGCGGAATAAGCTTTTAGACCTGGGCTTCGTCCAACTCCAGCCCCCAGGGGACTTTGCCAGTCCCAAAACCTCACATTCCTCAATGATGCCTCTGGCTACCAGACACTTCAGGGAGGGCATTTCTACCACATTCCACCAGGAAAGACGCACAGAACTAGAGCTCCCGTCCCCCGATTCAGGCTGCGAAACCACGCTGGAGGAAGCGCCTGGGGTAACTGGCTAT AACAAATCCGAAGATGCGGTCAGGGAAGAGAAGCGCTTCACCAGCTTAGCCGCGAATGCCCCTGGGAAAGGGGGGCACCTGAGATTCACCAGCCCCTCGGGCCCTCAG AGAGCAGGGCTGAGGGAGGGATCGGAGGAGAAAGTCAAACCACCACGTCCTCGGGCCCCAGAGAGTGACACAGGAGATGAGGACCAGGACCAGGAGAGGGACGCAGTGTTCCTGAAAGACAACCACCTGGCCATAGAGCGCAAATGCTCCAGCATCACGGTCAGCTCCACATCCagcctggaggctgaggtggactTCACGGTTATTGGTGACTATCATGGCAGCGCCTTCGAAGACTTCTCTCGCAGCCTGCCTGAACTCGACAGAGACAAAAGCGACTCTGAAACTGAGGGCCTGGTGTTCTCCCGGGATCTCAAGGGACAGGATGATGAGTCTGGGGGCATCGAGGACAGCCCGGACCGAGGGGCTTGCTCTACCCCGGATATGCCCCAGTTTGAG CCTGTGAAAACAGAAACCATGACTGTCAGCAGCCTGGCCATCAGAAAGAAGATTGAGCCAGAGGCCATGCTGCAGAGCAGGATCTCCACTGTGGACCACACCCAG GTTGATGGGAGTGCCCCAATGGGGAAGGAGTTCATGACAACCACCCCCTCCATCACTACGGAGACCATATCCACCACTATG